One window of Chryseobacterium sp. JJR-5R genomic DNA carries:
- a CDS encoding Tex family protein: MNATLYIRQALGISEKSINATLKLLAEDCTIPFISRYRKDATGNLDEVQIEQVAKISRQFEDMVKRKEAILKSVEEQDALNPELRQRIEESFDIREIEDLYLPYKKRKKTKADAAKEKGLEPLARIIMSQKARDLTFLAAKYINDQVASEEEALQGARDIMAEWINENMYVRKNLRRMFQRNAVITSKAVKARKDEEEAQKYAQYFEWEENLGRIPSHRLLALLRAEAEGFVKVNTGISKEEAIAFIEQAVIKTGHNETAGQIASAIKDSYKRLLEPAIANETLQEAKEKADKKAIEIFSDNLSQLLLAPPLGEKRILAIDPGYRSGCKVVCLDEKGDLLHNETIYPHAPQNESGMAMKKIRSMINAYHIEAISIGNGTASRETEFFIKKIAFDKPLQVFVVSEAGASVYSASKIARDEFPNYDVTVRGAVSIGRRLADPLAELVKIDAKSIGVGQYQHDVDQTQLKNELDAAVMKCVNAVGINLNTASKSLLSYVSGIGEKMAENIVNYRTENGAFEDRKQLKKVPRLGEKAFQQAAAFVRISNPANPLDNSAVHPEAYGIVEKMAEDLGIKTRELIASREKIAMIRPEKYVTETIGILSIQDIVKELEKPGLDPRKSAKVFEFDSNVKKITDLKTGMVLAGIVNNITAFGCFVDLGIKESGLVHISQLKEGFVSDVNEVVKLHQHVRVKVTEVDEARKRIQLSMIL, encoded by the coding sequence ATGAACGCTACCCTCTATATCAGACAGGCCCTCGGTATTTCCGAAAAAAGCATCAATGCCACGCTTAAGCTGCTGGCCGAAGACTGCACCATCCCCTTTATTTCCCGGTACCGGAAGGATGCCACAGGAAACCTGGATGAAGTACAGATTGAGCAGGTTGCCAAAATAAGCAGGCAGTTTGAAGATATGGTGAAACGGAAAGAAGCCATCCTGAAGTCGGTAGAAGAACAGGATGCGCTGAACCCTGAACTCAGGCAGCGGATTGAAGAAAGTTTTGACATCCGGGAAATTGAAGACCTCTACCTGCCTTATAAGAAAAGGAAGAAAACCAAAGCGGATGCTGCCAAAGAGAAAGGACTGGAGCCGCTGGCCAGAATTATCATGAGCCAGAAAGCCCGGGATCTTACGTTTCTGGCTGCGAAATACATAAATGATCAGGTCGCGTCCGAAGAAGAGGCATTGCAGGGCGCCCGGGATATTATGGCAGAATGGATCAATGAAAATATGTATGTCAGGAAAAACCTCCGGCGGATGTTCCAACGGAATGCCGTGATTACGTCAAAAGCAGTAAAGGCCAGAAAGGATGAAGAGGAAGCACAGAAATATGCCCAGTATTTCGAATGGGAAGAAAACCTCGGCAGAATACCCTCCCACCGGCTGCTGGCGCTGCTGAGGGCGGAAGCGGAAGGTTTTGTAAAAGTGAATACCGGCATCAGTAAAGAGGAAGCCATAGCATTTATAGAACAGGCAGTCATTAAGACCGGGCATAATGAGACCGCCGGGCAGATTGCCTCAGCCATAAAAGACAGTTACAAAAGATTGCTGGAGCCTGCCATCGCCAATGAAACCCTGCAGGAAGCAAAAGAAAAAGCGGATAAGAAGGCCATTGAAATTTTCTCCGACAACCTGTCCCAGCTGCTGCTCGCGCCGCCTTTGGGCGAAAAAAGGATCCTTGCGATTGATCCCGGCTACCGGAGCGGATGCAAAGTGGTATGCCTGGATGAAAAAGGAGACCTGCTCCATAATGAAACCATTTACCCGCATGCCCCGCAAAACGAAAGCGGGATGGCCATGAAGAAAATCCGCTCCATGATAAATGCCTACCATATTGAAGCCATTTCCATCGGGAACGGGACCGCAAGCCGTGAAACCGAGTTTTTCATTAAAAAAATTGCGTTTGACAAGCCGCTGCAGGTATTCGTGGTATCGGAAGCCGGAGCTTCGGTATATTCTGCCAGTAAAATTGCCAGGGACGAATTTCCGAATTATGATGTAACCGTCCGCGGTGCAGTCTCCATCGGAAGAAGGCTGGCGGATCCGCTGGCGGAACTGGTGAAGATCGATGCCAAATCAATCGGGGTCGGACAGTACCAGCATGATGTGGACCAGACACAGTTAAAAAACGAACTGGATGCTGCCGTGATGAAGTGTGTCAATGCGGTCGGCATCAACCTGAACACCGCCAGCAAATCCCTGTTAAGCTATGTGTCCGGGATCGGTGAGAAAATGGCGGAAAATATTGTAAACTACCGTACGGAAAACGGTGCTTTTGAAGACCGGAAACAGCTGAAAAAAGTCCCGAGGCTGGGTGAAAAGGCCTTTCAGCAGGCTGCTGCCTTTGTACGAATCAGTAATCCTGCAAACCCCCTGGACAATTCTGCCGTCCATCCCGAAGCGTACGGCATTGTAGAAAAGATGGCAGAAGACCTCGGCATCAAAACCCGTGAACTGATTGCCAGCAGAGAAAAAATTGCCATGATCCGTCCGGAAAAGTATGTGACCGAAACCATCGGGATCTTAAGCATCCAGGATATTGTGAAAGAGCTGGAAAAGCCGGGCCTGGATCCAAGGAAATCCGCAAAGGTATTCGAATTTGATTCGAACGTAAAAAAGATTACGGACCTGAAAACCGGAATGGTACTTGCGGGGATCGTGAACAATATTACGGCTTTTGGGTGCTTTGTAGACCTGGGCATCAAGGAAAGCGGACTGGTGCACATTTCCCAGCTGAAGGAAGGCTTTGTTTCCGACGTCAATGAGGTGGTGAAGCTGCATCAGCATGTCCGGGTAAAAGTAACGGAGGTAGACGAAGCGAGAAAAAGAATACAGCTGAGCATGATCTTATAA